One window from the genome of Hyphomonas neptunium ATCC 15444 encodes:
- a CDS encoding acyl-CoA dehydrogenase family protein, which produces MHVIQPMTEDQAAIRDAVAKTLEPFDDAYWAKTDETGNWPEEFCNAMAKGGWLGIAFPEEYGGAGLGLTEAALMMQTVTRTGAGYSGASAIHLNIFGPKPLEKFGNPELKRESLPKIISGEEKMCFAVTEPNSGLDTSSLETKAERTNTGYMIHGRKIWTTGAQRADKILIIARTTPKDQCAKPYMGLSLFYTDLNRNKIEANVIPKMGRKAVECNTLFIDGLEVPKEHLIGNEGDGFKYLLQGLNPERVLFAVESVGLGFAALERATRYANERVVFGRPIGQNQGIAHPLAKSWAELSAAELLAYKAASLYDAGQDCGAEANAAKYLGTEAGFTACETAVLTHGGMGYAKEYHVERMMREAMLARIAPVSREMILNFISERVLGLPKSY; this is translated from the coding sequence ATGCATGTTATCCAGCCGATGACCGAAGATCAGGCCGCCATCCGCGACGCGGTGGCCAAGACGCTGGAGCCGTTTGACGACGCTTACTGGGCCAAGACCGACGAGACGGGCAACTGGCCGGAAGAATTCTGCAACGCGATGGCCAAGGGCGGCTGGCTCGGCATTGCGTTTCCCGAAGAGTATGGCGGGGCAGGCCTTGGCCTGACCGAAGCGGCGCTGATGATGCAGACCGTGACGCGCACGGGCGCGGGCTATTCGGGCGCCTCGGCGATCCACCTCAACATCTTCGGGCCGAAGCCGCTGGAGAAATTCGGCAATCCGGAACTCAAGCGCGAGAGCCTGCCCAAGATCATCTCCGGCGAAGAGAAGATGTGCTTTGCCGTGACCGAGCCCAACTCCGGCCTCGACACCTCCAGCCTCGAGACGAAGGCAGAGCGGACCAATACCGGCTATATGATCCATGGGCGGAAGATCTGGACGACGGGTGCTCAGCGTGCGGACAAGATCTTGATCATTGCGCGGACGACGCCGAAGGACCAGTGCGCGAAGCCTTATATGGGGCTGTCGCTGTTCTACACCGATCTCAACCGCAACAAGATCGAAGCCAATGTGATCCCGAAAATGGGCCGCAAGGCGGTGGAGTGTAACACGCTGTTCATTGACGGGCTGGAAGTGCCCAAGGAACACCTGATCGGCAATGAGGGCGACGGGTTCAAATATCTGCTGCAGGGGCTGAACCCTGAGCGGGTTCTGTTTGCTGTTGAGTCTGTCGGCCTTGGATTTGCGGCGCTGGAGCGGGCGACGCGCTATGCCAATGAGCGGGTGGTGTTTGGCCGGCCGATTGGCCAGAACCAGGGCATTGCCCACCCCCTCGCCAAGTCGTGGGCGGAGCTTTCAGCCGCTGAGCTGCTCGCCTACAAGGCCGCCTCGCTTTATGATGCCGGGCAGGATTGCGGGGCGGAAGCCAACGCCGCGAAATATCTGGGGACTGAGGCTGGCTTTACCGCATGCGAGACGGCCGTGCTGACCCATGGCGGCATGGGCTATGCCAAGGAATATCATGTTGAGCGGATGATGCGTGAAGCGATGCTGGCGCGGATTGCGCCGGTCAGCCGCGAGATGATCCTGAACTTTATCTCCGAGCGCGTGCTGGGGCTGCCCAAGAGTTATTGA
- a CDS encoding sulfotransferase family protein, with the protein MSLAVISAGFGRTGTMSLKLALEQLGLGPCHHMKEVIENGPVQVPLWNAAVAGKPDFDAIYKGYNAAVDWPTAAFWRELAVAYPDAKIILSTRSAESWYDSISQTILSSVTAPESWPPPAVEWFNMVLKVLHRSLGPDFDKERIIAAFHAQEAAVKAEIPASRLLVHSAKDGWEPLCAFLGVPVPATPYPRTNSKEEFFELMKGADGM; encoded by the coding sequence ATGTCACTCGCCGTCATCAGCGCCGGCTTTGGCCGCACGGGCACCATGTCCCTGAAACTCGCGCTCGAACAGCTCGGCCTCGGCCCCTGCCATCATATGAAGGAAGTGATCGAGAACGGACCTGTGCAGGTACCGCTCTGGAACGCCGCGGTGGCCGGCAAACCTGACTTTGACGCCATCTACAAAGGCTACAACGCAGCCGTCGACTGGCCGACGGCGGCCTTCTGGCGGGAACTTGCCGTGGCCTATCCAGACGCCAAAATCATCCTGTCAACACGCTCGGCCGAGAGCTGGTATGACAGCATTTCCCAGACCATCCTTTCATCGGTCACCGCCCCTGAAAGCTGGCCGCCGCCAGCGGTGGAATGGTTTAACATGGTGCTGAAAGTCCTCCACCGCAGTCTGGGACCAGACTTCGACAAGGAGCGCATCATTGCCGCTTTCCACGCCCAGGAAGCCGCTGTCAAAGCCGAGATTCCGGCAAGCCGGCTGCTGGTTCATTCGGCCAAAGACGGTTGGGAGCCGCTGTGCGCCTTCCTCGGCGTGCCGGTCCCGGCCACACCCTATCCGCGCACCAACAGCAAGGAAGAATTCTTCGAGCTGATGAAGGGCGCGGACGGAATGTAG
- the thiO gene encoding glycine oxidase ThiO, with amino-acid sequence MFRGFPRKPSSQPRVAIIGAGIIGLSLAFELVFRRGTRVTLFDTRTRGRGASWAAAGMIAPAFEAAAEEGVHPRLFDLCLESAKLWPDFAADIERLSGLPSGFEAAPALAVALDEGEATHLAAISQVLAARGVAHRALNAGELAQMEPALSPDVLGGLELETDTRVDNRRTVRALLAALEASPRVTFVSGPAPLKSRNGRVHLEGHDAIVAAAGWETSVIKVDERGQLYSLVNWDTALDDIDCHAGQMLSVVAGPGAPQRVVRAGHVYLVPREGHVVIGATMEPDRVIDAPEADVIEALRLEGVKLCPALAGAAVTESWAGVRPGTPDHAPFLGETVTPGLYVAAGHYRNGILLAPVTAQILADQIFGQDTGELAAAFTTRRAYSATA; translated from the coding sequence ATGTTCAGAGGTTTTCCCCGCAAACCATCCTCTCAGCCGCGCGTCGCCATCATCGGCGCAGGCATTATCGGCCTGAGCCTGGCGTTCGAGCTGGTGTTCCGGCGCGGCACACGGGTCACCCTTTTTGACACACGGACGCGCGGGCGTGGCGCAAGCTGGGCCGCAGCCGGCATGATTGCGCCCGCGTTTGAGGCCGCCGCCGAAGAGGGCGTGCATCCGCGCCTGTTTGATCTTTGCCTGGAAAGCGCGAAGCTGTGGCCGGACTTTGCCGCCGACATCGAGCGGCTGTCGGGCCTGCCATCGGGATTTGAGGCGGCGCCAGCTCTGGCCGTGGCGCTGGACGAAGGCGAGGCGACGCATCTGGCCGCGATCAGCCAGGTGCTGGCGGCGCGCGGCGTGGCGCACAGGGCGCTGAACGCGGGCGAGCTGGCGCAGATGGAGCCGGCATTGTCGCCCGATGTGCTGGGCGGGCTGGAGCTGGAGACCGATACGCGGGTGGACAACCGGCGCACGGTGCGCGCGCTGCTGGCGGCGCTGGAGGCGAGCCCGCGCGTGACCTTCGTGAGCGGGCCTGCGCCGCTGAAATCCCGAAATGGCCGCGTGCATCTTGAGGGCCATGACGCGATCGTGGCGGCGGCGGGGTGGGAAACGTCTGTCATCAAGGTGGACGAGCGCGGGCAGCTTTACAGCCTCGTAAACTGGGACACGGCGCTGGACGATATCGACTGCCATGCCGGGCAGATGCTGTCGGTGGTGGCCGGGCCGGGGGCGCCGCAGCGGGTGGTGCGCGCGGGGCATGTGTATCTGGTGCCGCGCGAGGGGCATGTTGTGATCGGGGCAACGATGGAGCCTGACCGGGTGATTGACGCGCCCGAAGCCGACGTGATCGAGGCATTGCGGCTGGAGGGCGTGAAGCTCTGCCCGGCGCTGGCGGGGGCGGCGGTGACGGAGAGCTGGGCCGGGGTGCGGCCGGGCACGCCTGACCATGCGCCGTTCCTTGGGGAGACCGTGACGCCGGGGCTTTATGTGGCGGCGGGGCATTATCGCAACGGCATCCTGCTGGCGCCGGTGACCGCCCAGATCCTTGCAGATCAGATTTTCGGGCAGGATACGGGCGAGCTTGCCGCTGCGTTCACCACGCGCCGGGCCTATTCCGCGACGGCCTGA